One Acidobacteriota bacterium DNA segment encodes these proteins:
- a CDS encoding DUF3696 domain-containing protein has protein sequence MLTTLRIKNFKAWKDTGEVRLAPLTVVFGANSAGKSSLGHLLLALKQTASSADRRRALHTGDESSLIDLGTFIETLHGHDQKAMLEFHLGWTIPGQLEVHNPLDRKQVYQGNRLSLTSTIAAGANEQPAVRTVRYELREDDRPVLTARLSNEGSRVQLRTEPYKLVHAVGRKWPLDPPDKFYRISEHSLARFQNADFLASFALEVERMLGSISYLGPLRERPHRTYGWAGNTPETVGTNGQYAIACILAAEAAGRRLNRSKGKRQQSFTRFIAQWLVDLGVIDSFTVRPTAPGRRDYEVKVKTRGEHTEVGLPDVGFGVSQVLPALVQAFYCPPESIVWMEQPEIHLHPQVQAELADVFISAVQAYERGRPRNVQLIIETHSEHFLNRLQRRIAEQALVPEDVAIYFAKPTSTGAALEELKVNLLGDIANWPENFFGDEMGDIVARTEAASRRRAASE, from the coding sequence ATGTTGACCACATTGCGGATCAAGAACTTCAAGGCATGGAAGGACACTGGCGAGGTTAGACTCGCGCCGCTCACGGTGGTGTTCGGCGCCAATAGCGCCGGCAAGAGCAGCCTGGGCCATCTGCTGCTCGCCCTCAAGCAGACCGCATCCTCCGCTGATCGGCGCCGTGCACTGCACACGGGGGATGAAAGCTCTCTCATAGACCTGGGGACGTTTATCGAGACGCTGCATGGGCATGACCAGAAGGCGATGCTCGAATTCCACCTCGGATGGACGATCCCCGGCCAACTGGAGGTGCATAACCCGCTGGACAGAAAGCAAGTCTACCAGGGCAACCGACTCTCACTCACGAGCACAATCGCCGCCGGGGCGAACGAGCAACCCGCGGTTCGGACGGTTCGATATGAGCTTCGCGAAGACGACAGGCCGGTACTGACGGCAAGGCTCTCGAACGAAGGGAGTAGGGTTCAGCTCCGTACTGAGCCTTACAAACTCGTTCATGCCGTAGGTCGCAAGTGGCCGCTCGACCCGCCCGATAAGTTCTACCGGATTTCCGAGCACTCACTTGCGCGCTTCCAGAATGCCGACTTCCTCGCGAGCTTTGCGCTCGAGGTCGAGCGGATGCTCGGGTCGATCAGCTACCTGGGGCCGCTTCGTGAGCGTCCACATCGCACCTACGGCTGGGCGGGCAACACTCCCGAGACTGTTGGCACCAACGGCCAGTACGCCATTGCGTGCATCCTCGCGGCGGAAGCAGCGGGTCGGAGACTCAACCGCAGCAAGGGAAAGCGTCAGCAGTCGTTCACCAGGTTCATTGCGCAATGGCTCGTCGATCTCGGTGTGATCGATAGCTTCACGGTACGCCCAACCGCACCAGGTCGCAGAGACTATGAAGTGAAGGTCAAGACGCGTGGCGAGCACACCGAAGTGGGCCTTCCGGATGTTGGCTTCGGCGTGTCTCAGGTTCTTCCTGCCCTCGTTCAGGCGTTCTATTGCCCGCCGGAGTCGATTGTGTGGATGGAGCAGCCTGAGATTCATCTGCACCCGCAGGTTCAGGCGGAGTTGGCCGACGTGTTCATCTCGGCGGTGCAGGCATACGAGCGGGGACGTCCGCGCAATGTGCAGTTGATCATCGAGACACACTCCGAGCACTTCCTGAACCGGCTCCAACGACGGATCGCTGAACAGGCCCTCGTACCGGAAGACGTCGCGATCTATTTTGCCAAACCCACCTCGACGGGAGCCGCACTGGAGGAGCTGAAAGTGAATCTCCTCGGCGACATCGCCAACTGGCCGGAGAACTTCTTCGGCGACGAGATGGGTGACATCGTGGCGCGCACCGAGGCGGCATCCAGGCGGCGAGCGGCCAGCGAATGA
- a CDS encoding DNA-binding transcriptional regulator, translated as MSRKLIESLRGDLAALEKIGAISKVTMRQFDAICPPPVREFTAADIKRLRERLKFSQPVFAHLLHTTASTVRKWEQGDTRPAGPALKLLNVIADKGLKAVL; from the coding sequence GTGTCCCGCAAACTCATTGAGTCTCTTCGTGGCGACCTCGCCGCGCTGGAGAAGATCGGTGCCATCAGCAAGGTGACGATGCGGCAGTTCGACGCGATTTGCCCTCCGCCCGTACGAGAGTTCACTGCGGCGGACATCAAGCGGCTGCGCGAGCGGCTGAAGTTCAGCCAGCCCGTGTTCGCACACCTGCTGCACACGACGGCTTCGACCGTCCGCAAGTGGGAGCAGGGCGACACGCGGCCGGCTGGACCCGCGTTGAAGCTGCTGAACGTGATCGCGGACAAGGGGCTGAAAGCCGTCTTGTAG
- a CDS encoding RNA ligase family protein, with translation MMEFVRFPHTPHLTWLGAGKPRHDKVLASREVEALLAGDVIVEEKVDGANLGFSVDEDGTIRGQNRGSYLDLDAPQGQWKPLKRWLSTRRHALAQALGPELLLFGEWCYARHSVRYTHLPDWFLAFDVYDRRKGRFWSVDRRTEFTKALDIRTVPELGRGRYDVARLTTLLGKSQVTDGTPEGLYVRREVGGVLTARAKLVRAEFTQTMDEHWSRRRLEENQLATGLGGDARA, from the coding sequence ATGATGGAGTTCGTTCGCTTTCCACACACGCCGCACCTGACGTGGCTTGGAGCGGGCAAGCCTCGCCACGACAAGGTCCTGGCTTCCCGGGAAGTGGAGGCTCTGCTCGCTGGTGATGTCATCGTCGAGGAGAAGGTCGATGGTGCGAACCTCGGCTTCTCGGTGGATGAGGACGGCACTATCCGGGGTCAGAATCGAGGCAGCTATCTCGACCTCGATGCCCCGCAGGGGCAGTGGAAGCCACTCAAGCGCTGGCTGTCCACCAGACGCCACGCCCTTGCCCAGGCGCTGGGACCTGAACTCCTGCTCTTTGGCGAATGGTGCTACGCCCGGCACAGCGTGCGGTACACGCACCTGCCTGATTGGTTTCTCGCCTTCGACGTCTACGACCGACGGAAGGGTAGGTTCTGGAGCGTCGACAGGCGCACCGAGTTTACGAAGGCGTTGGACATCCGAACGGTGCCGGAGTTGGGCCGTGGGCGCTACGACGTTGCGCGCTTGACGACACTGCTCGGAAAGTCGCAGGTCACGGATGGCACCCCAGAGGGTCTCTACGTGCGGCGCGAAGTGGGTGGTGTGCTGACGGCCCGCGCCAAACTGGTACGCGCCGAGTTCACGCAGACGATGGACGAGCATTGGTCCAGGCGCCGATTGGAAGAGAATCAACTCGCGACAGGACTCGGAGGGGACGCGAGGGCCTGA